The genomic DNA GCCAGGTGACAAAGCATTGAACCTGTGGACGGCTCTCGGCACTGCTGCGCTGGTTCAGGCGGTAGGGGTGCGGAGCAGGGATGTGATGCGTTATGGCAAACGGCGTGACAACGCGTCCGCTATCAAGATCAGGTAGGGTCAGTGACAGGCCGCATATCAGGAAGCCCACATTCTGGCGCACAGCCTCTAGCGCGTGGCGCGCGTGTTTGTAATGCACACCGCGGTCAGGGCCGGACTCGCGATGCCCATATTGCGCAAACCATTCAGGCCATCCGGGACAGGATGGGTCGTCGCGCTGCAACTGAAGATGTAACAGCGGCATGCCTTCCATCTGCAGCACCGGGTCCCAATCGGCAATTCGTCGCGTGTTGTCCGGGCCGGTCACAGGCAGGAACACGTCACGAAAGAGAGGCGCACCATCACCGCCCCCATAAGTGATGCGCAAATCCGGTGTGCCCAGCCGGAGCGGGACATCGCCCGCGCCATTGATGCAAAACAGGATGTTTGGGTACTGGTCGCGAAACGCGGGCAGGCGCGGGGCGAGCCACAGTTCGCTCCAATCGGGGTCTGCGACGATGTGGATTTCGCTGACCCGCTGGAAATCGAGTGTTTCGGTCACCCGCTCAAGCGCTGAAAACGCATGGTGCAAATCGTCGAGCGCCTGTTCCAGTTGCGCGGTGGGACGTAACCCAGAGCGTGCGCGCAGCAGCAGATCAGAACCGAGATAGTCCTCCAGCGCCCGAATTCGCTGCCCGACAGCAGCAGGTGTGATGCCCAGCCGTCGGGCCGCTGCTTTGAGCGAGCCTTCTCGGATTGCCAATTCGAGCGCCTGAAGCGATTTGAGATGCGTGACAGGTGGCATTTGATAAAGATTATCTTTAGTTGAGAAATAATCAAGCTTCTCAGAGAAAGCTTAGCTTTAAGTCGCTAAAGAAAATTGAATTTGGGTGTTGGTGAAACTGCCGCCATGCTTCTGTCATCACGACACTGATGTTGAAGGAGACGAAAATGAAACGCTACATGATCGAACGCGACATACCGGGGATTGGCGAGTTTTCCGTGACCGAACTTTGCGGAGCCGCACGGGCCTCAAACCAAGCATTGGCAACGATCGGCCCCAATATTCAGTGGGTTCATTCCTATGTCGCCGGGGAAAAGACGTTTTGTGTATATCTTGCGAAGAGTGATGACGAGATTAGGAAACACGCGGATATCAGCGGTATTCCCGTCTCGAAAATTACCGAGGTTTCGCAAATCATCGATCCGTTGACCGCAAACAACTAATGCCGAATGCTAAGGTGCAATAGAAAACAGCGCGGTGTGACACGCACCGCGCTGTCGAATGAAACGGCGATTGGATCAGGTTCGCCGTCTGCCGTTCTAGTCGAATCTGCTCGAGGGCGCCAAAACCGTTGCCTCGCCAATCAGAACCTTCTTGCCGTTCACTGTGCAACGACAATCAAGCTGCACACGACGTTTGGCTGGGTCGATGCCGATCACTTCGACCTCGGCGCGGACCATATCGCCGGGACGCACGGGACCGAGAAACTTCAGGCTTTGGCCCATGTAGACAGTGCCGTGACCGGGCAGTTGTTCGCCGATCACTGCTGAAATCAGGCCGGCGGTCAGCATGCCATGTGCGATGCGACCCTCGAAAATCGTGTCACGGGCATAATCATCATCCAGATGAACCGGGTTCCGGTCGGTGGAAACCTGCGCGAACATTTCGATGTCTTCGTCCGTCACCACCTTTTGCAGATGGCGGACCATACCCATTTCGATTTCTTCGATGGTGATGGTTCCGCGGGGCAGATTGTCCAACATTGGGCCCTCCCTTGGTTCTGCTGGGTAATATTCGGACGTAGATATGCCGATGGTTGGAACTTTATTACTTCGCAGATGCAGAAAATCAAGGCCTAATTTGTCAGCGCAGATGCCCGATCGCATAGGTTGGGTTAGACATTTCTTTTTTTAAATAATGGCTTAGGGCGTCAGGGTCAGGCTGTTCGACGGTTCGTGTCTCTTTCGCGGCGAGCCCGCCCGAGATGAAGAGCGAATCGATATCTTCGCCCATCGCACCGCGGATATCAGTCAGCGCCCCGTCACCGATGGCAAGAATCGCCGTATTGCCAACGTCCTTGCCTAGCTCGGTCAGACGGCGACGGGCCAGATCGTAAATCGGCGGATGCGGCTTGCCAAAATACAGGCTCTCGCCGCCCATTTCGGTATAGAGGCGCGCCAATGCGCCCGCGCACCATTCGCGACGGTCGCCACGATCCACGACGATATCAGGGTTGGCGCAGAGCAGTTTCAGCCCCTTCTGCTTGGCGTAGAGAAAATCGGCGCGGTTTTCGGACGGGTCAGCCATCGGATCGAACGGGCCGCAGCAAACAATACCCTCGGCCTCGGTCAGCGGAACGCGGGTGATCGGGGCAGGATCACCCACGATACCGATGGGCTCAAAGAACCCTGCATCACGGGCCCATTCTCCCATGAAGTAAACCGATGAACCCACGACGCCCCGGAACATGGCGGTGCGCGCGGAATCGCCAGAGGTGGCGATGGTGTCATAGGCGTCCTCTGGCACGCCAAATTGCACCAGTTGTTCTGCAACCCCGGCCCGCGGTTTAGGAGAGTTGGTGACCAGCACCACCTTGCCACCCTTGGCTCGATAGGTTTGCATTGCCGCGACAGCATCCGGAAAGGCGGTGACGCCGTTGTGCAAACATCCCCAGAGATCGACGAAGAGCGCCTCGTAGCGGTCTGAAATCTCTGAGAGCGATTGGATGATCTGGGTCATTGGGGTCCCCCGGACATGTCTGTTTCGCACCCAGATATGGCAGGCGACGTGCGGCCTGACCAGAGCGGATCAGCGAAGTTCGCAGTGTATTACCACCGGGGCCGGTATTCGCGGTCGCGGGCCGGGCGAATGCCCGACCCACCGATGCTACAACTTCAGATTGGGGATGATCTGTTTCTTGCGGCTCATGATGCCGGGCAGAACCACGGCGTCGCCGGACACGTCAGCAGCAAAAGATTTCTCGGCGATGGCTTTTACCATGTCGTTGGGGACCAGCAGCGTCGCTTCTTCGTTAAGGATATCCACGATGAAGAGCAGGACCTGATCGACGCCGTCCTCACGTGCGACATCGCCCATGGATGCCATAAGGCTGTCCTTGCGATCCAGTATGGCGGCTGGTGCAGTCGTTTCCAGTACCGAAACCCGGAATTTGGTGCCATCCAGATCAAACTCCTTGCTGTCCATCCGCAGTAATTCGGCGTCGGAGAACGCCGAAACGTCGGATTTCGCTGCAAACATCTGGGCGGCGTAGTCGCCGATGTTGATCCCCAGATCGTTGGCCAGTTGCTCAGCCACATGGCGGTCGTGGTCGGTGGTGGTCGGGCTGCGGAATTCCAGCGTGTCGCTGAGGATGCAGGTCAGTGCGGTGCCTTTAGCCCAATCGGGCATCTTCGCCGCGTCATCGCCCATCAGGTCAACCATGATTGTTGCAGTGCAGGCCAGCGGGCGCACTGTCATGTCGATCGGGCCTTTGGTCTCCAATCCGCCGACAATGCGGTGATGGTCGATAATTGCCCGCACGTCTGCGTCGTTGATCGATGCGGGCAACTCGGCCGGGTTGTTGGTGTCCACCACGACGCAAATCTGTCCTGCCTCCACGTCCTCGATGATCCGTGGTTTGGGCAGTTCCCAATGTTTCAGCAGGAAAGCAGCCTCGGTGTTTGGTTCGCCCAGCAGAACGGCCTCGGCATCCCCGCCTTTGATTTCGTTCAGATACCACGCCCACAGGATCGCCGATCCTGTGCTGTCGGTGTCAGGAGATTTATGGCCAAAAACGAGCGTTGTCATATTACGGTATCCTCAAGGGCAGAAGTCATGTTTGCGCGCGTTATAAAAGCCGCTGCCGGGCTTGTCACGCGCGCAGAGTGCGGCCAAATTGCCCGCTATGTCCAAACCCGCCGAAACTGATCTGTATGCCCCGGTCAAAGCGTTTCTTGAGGCGCAGGGATATCACGTGAAGGGCGAGGTCGGGGCCGCGGATGTGCTGGCGCGGCGCGCGGATGATCCCCCCTGATCGTCGAGCTGAAGACCGGGTTTTCGCTGGTGTTGCTACAACAGGCGGTTGCGCGGCAATCGGTCACCGACACGGTTTATGTTGCTGTGCCACGTTGGTCAGGCAAATCGGGCTGGCGCGCGTTCAAAGGTAACATTGGCTTGTGCAAACGGCTGGGCATCGGGGTGATGTCGGTCCGCCTGAAAGATGGTGTCGTTCAGGTCCATTGTGAACCGGCACCGTTCCGGCCGCGCAAGTCCGCCCCCCGCCGAGCGGCCCTGCTAAAGGAATTTGATACGCGCGAAGGCGATCCTACCGAGGGCGGCACCAATGGAACGATCATGACGGCCTACCGGCAAGATGCGCTGCGATGTGCCGCGCATCTGGCGCAGGCAGGCATTGCGAAGGGGGCAGACGTGGCAAAGGCAACGGGCGTATCCCGCGCAACGCGCATCATGGCGGACAATCATCATGGCTGGTTCTGCCGCGCCGCGCGCGGGCTTTACGCGCTTAGTGACACTGGCGCTGCCGTGCTAGAACCCGAGATGAAAGATTGATGCTTCTTCTTGCTGAAAATATCCTGGGGGACGTTGAATTTTTTCAAAATTCTACGGGGGGCAACGCCCCCGATGACAGCCCAAAGCAGAACACCAACGGCGCTATTGTTGAAACGGCAGCCGGGAGATGACAAAACCGCGCTGTGCCAAAAGGTTCAGCACACCAAAGTCGCCGGGCAGGTGGGCGGCACCGGCGGCGACCAGAACATCTCCCTGCACTGCGTTGCTTGCCAGCAAGTCAGCCCAGGCAAGGTTTCGGTCGGTCAGCAGAACCTGTTCGGACAAGGCAAAGCTCGCTTCAGCCTCGGGGCCGCCGCCCTCTAACGAAACCAGGCGGGAATATTCCCAGATCAGCGCGATTTGCTGTGCCAGATACCGCTCGCGCAGGGTGTAGGCCACATCGTCGGGATCGACATTCCAGTGCAAAAACAGTCGGATCGCGTCCAGTTGGTCCTCCAGCGGGAATCCATCGAGCAGGGTCAGGACCGTCGCGGCATCTTCGAGCGATCTGGTCTCGTGTCCCAACTGCATCGCATGTTCGCCGATCAGCGAATCGATCCCCGCTGCCTCAAGCGCGCCCGAGCGGGCCTCGCAAGGACCAATACCCAGCATCATCGACGCCCAGATCGGCTTGAACTTTGCTGCAAGAAAGGATGGGAAGCCGCGTCGTGATAGCTCATCCGACAGTGTCTGCCAGTCCTCGTCGCCCAGCAGATCGGGCAGCGTTGGACCCTCGGTGATGAACATCAAGGACGGATCCGAGGCCATCTGTCGTCCCAGCCGCTTTTCATCGGCTTTCGACATTTCCAGATAGACGAGGTCGGCAGCCTTGATCATGGGTTCGAGGGCGGCCAGATGGGTTTGTGTCTGGGCATGTTCAAAATGATAGGTGCCAAAGAGCGTGATGCGGGTATCGCCTCGGGTTGCGCGCCATAAAAGACCTTCGGCATAGGGGGTGGCTTCTGCGGCCTGCTCCAGAGCAGCCCGCTGGCCATCGGATAGGGCATCGATCAGATCAGAACCCTTGCAGCGCGCTGCGGCCGGGAGGGGTAGCAACAGGAGGCAGGACAAGAGACAACAGGAAAGTTTCAAGACAGATAGCCCCGCATTTGGCGTGTGAACGACCCTCAAAATGTCGTGGTTCGCGCGCAGGATCAAGCGGGTTCGGTCAGGTTCCGGGGGCAGGCGGTGTTGCGTAGCTGCGCAGCCAACTGGTCATTTGCCAGCGGATGAGGAAATCGCGGGTTGTGCGCCGGTATTCAACCCCGGCTCGGCTCGCGGCTGCGGCGATGCGGGTCTCGTAGGGACCTATGCGCCCGTCACGATCTATCATCAGGATCACAGGTGTCTTGCCCGTCAAATCAGCGGCAAAGAGTGCCTGTTGGAGGCTGTCGAGGGAACTGCGCGAGTCAAGTCCGACCTCAATCACCTCTGTCGGTGTCTCGCAGTCGACGCGGATCATGTGCAGGTCATATCCAGCAGAATATCCATGCGGTACCTCAGTCTCTCCGCCCGCGATCAGCAGGCAATAGATGGCAGCCAGCGCCACTTCGTTCATTGCATCCTCCGTATGCCTGAATCACGAACCCCACAGCAATGCGCCATGCCGCAGCCTGTCGCGAGGGCGTTTGTTAATAAAGGTTAACGAAAAGTTAACGAAACGGAAGGATGTTTCGTCCGAGATGGCTGGGAAGTGCAAATTTTCACCAACGGGTTGTTGACTCGGGTCGAGGCACTCCTTAGCTAAGCGTCGTTAGCACTCACACAAGACGAGTGCTAACGGCCCCACCAAACTATCTGGGGAGGGGCCAGTTGGAAGTAACTTTGAGCCAAGGAGCCTCAGAGATGGCATTTAAACCGCTACATGACCGCGTGCTTGTCCGCCGCGTTGAAGGCGAAGAAAAAACCAAAGGCGGGCTGATCATTCCCGACAGCGCCAAAGAAAAGCCCAGTGAAGGCGAAATCGTCGCTTGCGGCGACGGCGCGCGCAAGGACAGCGGCGAACTGATCGAGATGGCTGTTGCCGCTGGCGATCGCGTCCTGTTCGGCAAGTGGTCCGGCACAGAAATCACCATCGACGGTGAAGAGCTGCTGATCATGAAAGAGAGCGACATTCTGGGCAAAATGGCCTGAGGCCACGTCCTGACGTTCTGAATGGTGGGTCTGACCCATCCTACGAAACACAAATTCAAAGGAAATCGAGATATGGCTGCTAAAGACGTCAAATTCGATACCGATGCCCGCAACAAAATGCTGCGCGGCGTGAACATCCTGGCCGACGCGGTCAAGGTTACGCTGGGCCCCAAAGGCCGCAACGTGGTTCTGGACAAGTCGTTCGGCGCACCGCGCATCACCAAAGACGGTGTGTCGGTTGCCAAAGAGATCGAGCTGGAAGACAAGTTCGAGAACATGGGCGCGCAGATGGTCAAAGAAGTGGCCAGCCGCACCAATGACGAAGCCGGCGACGGCACCACGACCGCGACGGTTCTGGCTCAGGCCATCGTCAAGGAAGGCATGAAATCGGTTGCAGCGGGCATGAACCCGATGGACCTGAAGCGCGGTATTGATCTGGCGACGGCGAAAGTTGTCGAAGCGATCAAAGCTGCAGCACGTCCCGTTTCGGACAGCGCCGAAGTTGCCCAAGTTGGCACCATCTCGGCAAATGGCGAAGCAGAAATCGGTCAGCAAATCGCGGACGCGATGCAGAAAGTCGGCAACGAGGGTGTCATCACCGTCGAAGAAAACAAAGGTCTGGAAACAGAGACCGATGTTGTCGAAGGCATGCAGTTCGACCGTGGCTACCTGAGCCCCTATTTCGTGACCAACCCGGACAAGATGGTTGCAGACCTCGAAGACTGCATCATCCTGCTGCACGAGAAAAAGCTCTCGTCGCTGCAGCCAATGGTTCCGCTGCTGGAGCAAGTTATCCAGTCGCAAAAACCTTTGCTGATCATTGCTGAAGACGTCGAGGGCGAAGCACTGGCCACTCTAGTCGTCAACAAGCTGCGCGGCGGCCTGAAAATCGCTGCTGTCAAAGCGCCTGGTTTCGGCGATCGCCGCAAAGCCATGCTGCAGGACATCGCAATTCTGACCGGCGGTCAGGTCATCAGCGAAGATCTGGGCATGAAGCTGGAGTCCGTCACGATGGACATGCTGGGTTCGGCTAAGAAAATCACCATCACCAAAGACGAAACAACCATCGTTGACGGTGCGGGCGAAAAAGCCGAGATCGAAGCGCGCGTCGCACAGATCCGCAACCAGATCGAAGAAACCACCAGCGACTATGACCGTGAGAAGCTGCAAGAACGCGTTGCCAAACTGGCAGGTGGTGTTGCTGTTATCCGCGTTGGCGGCATGACCGAAACCGAAGTCAAAGAGCGTAAAGACCGTGTCGATGACGCGCTGAACGCGACCCGCGCTGCCGTTCAAGAAGGTATCGTGGTCGGCGGCGGTGTTGCCCTCGTGCAAGCGGGCAAAACGCTCGAAGGCATGACCGGTGACAACAACGATCAGACTGTTGGTATTGGCATCGTCCGCAAGGCGCTGGAAGCGCCGCTGCGCCAGATCGCTGAAAACGCAGGTGTCGACGGTTCCGTTGTCGCAGGCAAAATTCGCGAAAGCAGTGACGCCAAGTTCGGCTTCAACGCGCAAACCGAAGAATATGGCGACATGTTCAAATTCGGTGTGATTGACCCTGCCAAAGTGGTGCGTCACGCGCTGCAGGATGCGGCCTCGATCGGTGGTCTTCTGATCACGACCGAAGCAATGGTTGCCGACAAGCCTGCCAAAGAAGGTGCCGGCGGTGCCGGTGGCGGCATGCCCGACATGGGCGGCATGGGCGGCATGATGTAAGCACGTCGTATTCGCATCAGCGAATTCGACGGGGCGGCAGGTGTAAGGTAGTGATTCCGAACACCGAGGTCCGCAGACGCCAAAAACTTAAGGGGTCGCCTTCGGGCGGCCCCTTTTTCGTATCCGATGGGTCGTCTCAGAAGAGCTTTTGTGCTTTGGGCGGGAATATTTCCCGGTCAGAAGATGTCCCGTCGCTTTCTAAGGAATTGCCTGCGTGTTAGGCCATGAGTGAATCCTGTTCTGAGGCACGTCATCATGTTGCAGACCCCTGAATTCAGCCGAGAGATGCGGCGTGGTGAAGAAGACGCGGTGGCAGAACTGCTGACTCTGGCGTTTGACGGCGATGCAGAGGCGCGGCTTGTGGCTGCATTGCGTAAATCAGGGGCGATGGCGGGCGAGGTCGTCTTGCCATACCAGGGCGGTATCGTTGGCTACTACGCGTTATCGCAGATGCGTGAGCCTACAGGCTGGCTGTGTCTCGCTCCGGTAGCGATCCATCCTGACTGGCAGGGACGCGGACATGGGCGGCGTATGATCGGGATGCTGACCGAGTGGGCGCGGCTGAGCAAGACGAGTGTTGTCGTGCTGGGTCAGGTGCCGTTCTATGAATGCGCGGGGTTTAGCGCGGCGCGCGCGCGCGAGCTTGTTTCGCCGTATCCGGTTGAACATACTTTGTTGGCTGGCGCAGGTGAGGACATCCCACATGGGAATTTGATCTATCCGCTCGCATTTGAAAAACTCTGATGCGCCTCGTTCTTCTCACCACGTTGACGATGGTTGCCTTCGCCGCAAACTCTGTCCTGAATCGAATGGCGTTGGCAGGTGGTCATATTGATGCGGTGAGCTTTGCCATGATCCGCCTGGCGGGCGGCGCGGTCGCGCTGGCGTTGCTGGTTCTGCTCACGCGGGGGCGGCTGCGGTTCGGTGGGGTCGGGCGAATGCTGGGTGTCGTGTCACTTTTGATTTATCTCTTTGGGTTTTCAACGGCCTACACTGATCTGGATGCAGGTCTTGGGGCACTCGTCCTCTTTGGTGTGGTACAAATCACCATGTTCGTTGGGGGGCTGGCCGCCGGGGAATCCACGCCGCCACGGCGTTGGGTCGGGGCGGCGCTGGCGTTTGGCGGGCTGATCTGGCTGCTATGGCCGGGGAACAGCGCGGAAATCAGCCTGACCCACGCCGCACAAATGGCGTTGGCCGGGGTCGGCTGGGGCCTATATTCGCTGGCTGGTCGAAAAAGCGGCGACGCGTTGATGGGTACGGCCGCGAATTTTGTACTGGCTGCGCCAATCGGGTTGGCGATCGGACTGATGCTACCGGGCATGGTGGACGTATCGGCGGTGTGTAATTGGGGTGTCGCTCTGGCGATCATGTGCGGTGCAGTCACATCGGGTCTGGGCTACGCGCTATGGTACACAGTGTTGCCGCAACTGGCGTCATCCACTGCCGCCGTGGCGCAGCTGACAGTTCCGGTGATTGCGATGGCGGGAGGGGCGGTCCTGTTGGGCGAGATGCTGACGGGGCAGTTTGTTATTGCGGCCTTGCTGGTACTGGGGGGCGTGATGGTCTCGGTATCGGGCGGGCGGCGGTAACCAGCGGACCGCGTGCCGGCACCGACGCGCGATCTACCGCACAATGCGTTCGAGTGGATCGTAGTGATACCTGTCCGAGAACGCGATTTGTGGCAAGCTGTCCGGTTTCAAGCGAATATTCTGCAACTCTGCCTGACTGAACCAGCGCCGCGTGTTCACCACCCCCTCGGGATCGATCCAGTCTGGGCTAAGCTGCCCCGCGATGGCATTACACCGGAAAAAGAGATCAACC from Roseovarius pelagicus includes the following:
- a CDS encoding LysR family transcriptional regulator, which gives rise to MPPVTHLKSLQALELAIREGSLKAAARRLGITPAAVGQRIRALEDYLGSDLLLRARSGLRPTAQLEQALDDLHHAFSALERVTETLDFQRVSEIHIVADPDWSELWLAPRLPAFRDQYPNILFCINGAGDVPLRLGTPDLRITYGGGDGAPLFRDVFLPVTGPDNTRRIADWDPVLQMEGMPLLHLQLQRDDPSCPGWPEWFAQYGHRESGPDRGVHYKHARHALEAVRQNVGFLICGLSLTLPDLDSGRVVTPFAITHHIPAPHPYRLNQRSSAESRPQVQCFVTWLMKQARETQTQIDEMTT
- a CDS encoding DUF4242 domain-containing protein, translated to MKRYMIERDIPGIGEFSVTELCGAARASNQALATIGPNIQWVHSYVAGEKTFCVYLAKSDDEIRKHADISGIPVSKITEVSQIIDPLTANN
- a CDS encoding MaoC family dehydratase encodes the protein MLDNLPRGTITIEEIEMGMVRHLQKVVTDEDIEMFAQVSTDRNPVHLDDDYARDTIFEGRIAHGMLTAGLISAVIGEQLPGHGTVYMGQSLKFLGPVRPGDMVRAEVEVIGIDPAKRRVQLDCRCTVNGKKVLIGEATVLAPSSRFD
- a CDS encoding TIGR01459 family HAD-type hydrolase produces the protein MTQIIQSLSEISDRYEALFVDLWGCLHNGVTAFPDAVAAMQTYRAKGGKVVLVTNSPKPRAGVAEQLVQFGVPEDAYDTIATSGDSARTAMFRGVVGSSVYFMGEWARDAGFFEPIGIVGDPAPITRVPLTEAEGIVCCGPFDPMADPSENRADFLYAKQKGLKLLCANPDIVVDRGDRREWCAGALARLYTEMGGESLYFGKPHPPIYDLARRRLTELGKDVGNTAILAIGDGALTDIRGAMGEDIDSLFISGGLAAKETRTVEQPDPDALSHYLKKEMSNPTYAIGHLR
- a CDS encoding manganese-dependent inorganic pyrophosphatase; protein product: MTTLVFGHKSPDTDSTGSAILWAWYLNEIKGGDAEAVLLGEPNTEAAFLLKHWELPKPRIIEDVEAGQICVVVDTNNPAELPASINDADVRAIIDHHRIVGGLETKGPIDMTVRPLACTATIMVDLMGDDAAKMPDWAKGTALTCILSDTLEFRSPTTTDHDRHVAEQLANDLGINIGDYAAQMFAAKSDVSAFSDAELLRMDSKEFDLDGTKFRVSVLETTAPAAILDRKDSLMASMGDVAREDGVDQVLLFIVDILNEEATLLVPNDMVKAIAEKSFAADVSGDAVVLPGIMSRKKQIIPNLKL
- a CDS encoding TraB/GumN family protein, with the protein product MKLSCCLLSCLLLLPLPAAARCKGSDLIDALSDGQRAALEQAAEATPYAEGLLWRATRGDTRITLFGTYHFEHAQTQTHLAALEPMIKAADLVYLEMSKADEKRLGRQMASDPSLMFITEGPTLPDLLGDEDWQTLSDELSRRGFPSFLAAKFKPIWASMMLGIGPCEARSGALEAAGIDSLIGEHAMQLGHETRSLEDAATVLTLLDGFPLEDQLDAIRLFLHWNVDPDDVAYTLRERYLAQQIALIWEYSRLVSLEGGGPEAEASFALSEQVLLTDRNLAWADLLASNAVQGDVLVAAGAAHLPGDFGVLNLLAQRGFVISRLPFQQ
- a CDS encoding co-chaperone GroES — protein: MAFKPLHDRVLVRRVEGEEKTKGGLIIPDSAKEKPSEGEIVACGDGARKDSGELIEMAVAAGDRVLFGKWSGTEITIDGEELLIMKESDILGKMA
- the groL gene encoding chaperonin GroEL (60 kDa chaperone family; promotes refolding of misfolded polypeptides especially under stressful conditions; forms two stacked rings of heptamers to form a barrel-shaped 14mer; ends can be capped by GroES; misfolded proteins enter the barrel where they are refolded when GroES binds), which produces MAAKDVKFDTDARNKMLRGVNILADAVKVTLGPKGRNVVLDKSFGAPRITKDGVSVAKEIELEDKFENMGAQMVKEVASRTNDEAGDGTTTATVLAQAIVKEGMKSVAAGMNPMDLKRGIDLATAKVVEAIKAAARPVSDSAEVAQVGTISANGEAEIGQQIADAMQKVGNEGVITVEENKGLETETDVVEGMQFDRGYLSPYFVTNPDKMVADLEDCIILLHEKKLSSLQPMVPLLEQVIQSQKPLLIIAEDVEGEALATLVVNKLRGGLKIAAVKAPGFGDRRKAMLQDIAILTGGQVISEDLGMKLESVTMDMLGSAKKITITKDETTIVDGAGEKAEIEARVAQIRNQIEETTSDYDREKLQERVAKLAGGVAVIRVGGMTETEVKERKDRVDDALNATRAAVQEGIVVGGGVALVQAGKTLEGMTGDNNDQTVGIGIVRKALEAPLRQIAENAGVDGSVVAGKIRESSDAKFGFNAQTEEYGDMFKFGVIDPAKVVRHALQDAASIGGLLITTEAMVADKPAKEGAGGAGGGMPDMGGMGGMM
- a CDS encoding GNAT family N-acetyltransferase, with amino-acid sequence MLQTPEFSREMRRGEEDAVAELLTLAFDGDAEARLVAALRKSGAMAGEVVLPYQGGIVGYYALSQMREPTGWLCLAPVAIHPDWQGRGHGRRMIGMLTEWARLSKTSVVVLGQVPFYECAGFSAARARELVSPYPVEHTLLAGAGEDIPHGNLIYPLAFEKL
- a CDS encoding DMT family transporter, with product MRLVLLTTLTMVAFAANSVLNRMALAGGHIDAVSFAMIRLAGGAVALALLVLLTRGRLRFGGVGRMLGVVSLLIYLFGFSTAYTDLDAGLGALVLFGVVQITMFVGGLAAGESTPPRRWVGAALAFGGLIWLLWPGNSAEISLTHAAQMALAGVGWGLYSLAGRKSGDALMGTAANFVLAAPIGLAIGLMLPGMVDVSAVCNWGVALAIMCGAVTSGLGYALWYTVLPQLASSTAAVAQLTVPVIAMAGGAVLLGEMLTGQFVIAALLVLGGVMVSVSGGRR